A region from the Falco rusticolus isolate bFalRus1 chromosome 4, bFalRus1.pri, whole genome shotgun sequence genome encodes:
- the C4H16orf72 gene encoding UPF0472 protein C16orf72 homolog isoform X2, with protein sequence MEDKKEEGEAEIQEHGPEHWFSKWERQCLAEAEQEEALAPELQDEAAAQPEHKQQKLWHLFQNSATAVAQLYKESVDAHQRSFDVGIQIGYQRRNKDVLAWVKKRRRTIRREDLISFLCGKVPPPRNSRAPPRLTVVSPNRATSTETSSSVETDLQPFREAIALHGLSGAMASISVRSSTPGSPTHVSSGSNASRRRNGLHDVDLNTFISEEMALHLDNGGTRKRTSAQCGDVITDSPTHKRNRMI encoded by the exons ATGGAGGACAAGAAGGAGGAGGGCGAGGCGGAGATCCAGGAGCACGGGCCCGAGCACTGGTTCAGCAAGTGGGAGCGGCAGTGCCTGGCCGAGGCCGAGCAGGAGGAGGCGCTGGCCCCGGAGCTGCAGGACGAGGCGGCGGCGCAGCCTGAGCACAAGCAGCAGAAGCTTTGGCACCTCTTCCAGAACTCGGCCACCGCCGTGGCGCAGCTCTACAAGG AAAGTGTGGATGCCCATCAGCGAAGCTTTGATGTAGGAATTCAGATTGGCTATCAGCGTCGGAATAAGGATGTGTTAGCTTGGGTTAAAAAACGCAGAAGAACTATTCGTAGAGAAGACTTGATCAGCTTCCTATGTGGGAAAGTTCCTCCTCCAAGAAATTCTAGAGCTCCCCCAAGACTGACTGTAGTATCCCCTAACCGAGCTACTTCAACAGAAACTAGCTCATCTGTAGAGACTGATTTGCAACCCTTCCGTGAAGCCATAGCTCTGCATG gTCTTAGTGGTGCAATGGCTAGTATAAGTGTTCGCTCAAGTACCCCAGGCTCGCCCACTCACGTGAGCAGTGGCTCCAATGCTAGTCGAAGGAGAAATGGACTCCATGATGTTGATTTGAACACTTTCATATCAGAAGAAATGGCACTCCACTTGGACAATGGTGGAACTAGAAAGCGTACCTCAGCCCAGTGTGGCGATGTCATTACAGACTCACCAACTCATAAACGCAACAGAATGATCTAA
- the C4H16orf72 gene encoding UPF0472 protein C16orf72 homolog isoform X1 — protein sequence MEDKKEEGEAEIQEHGPEHWFSKWERQCLAEAEQEEALAPELQDEAAAQPEHKQQKLWHLFQNSATAVAQLYKDRVCQQPGLSLWVPFQNAATAVTNLYKESVDAHQRSFDVGIQIGYQRRNKDVLAWVKKRRRTIRREDLISFLCGKVPPPRNSRAPPRLTVVSPNRATSTETSSSVETDLQPFREAIALHGLSGAMASISVRSSTPGSPTHVSSGSNASRRRNGLHDVDLNTFISEEMALHLDNGGTRKRTSAQCGDVITDSPTHKRNRMI from the exons ATGGAGGACAAGAAGGAGGAGGGCGAGGCGGAGATCCAGGAGCACGGGCCCGAGCACTGGTTCAGCAAGTGGGAGCGGCAGTGCCTGGCCGAGGCCGAGCAGGAGGAGGCGCTGGCCCCGGAGCTGCAGGACGAGGCGGCGGCGCAGCCTGAGCACAAGCAGCAGAAGCTTTGGCACCTCTTCCAGAACTCGGCCACCGCCGTGGCGCAGCTCTACAAGG acCGGGTGTGCCAGCAGCCGGGGCTCTCCCTCTGGGTCCCCTTCCAGAACGCCGCCACTGCGGTCACCAACCTCTACAAAG AAAGTGTGGATGCCCATCAGCGAAGCTTTGATGTAGGAATTCAGATTGGCTATCAGCGTCGGAATAAGGATGTGTTAGCTTGGGTTAAAAAACGCAGAAGAACTATTCGTAGAGAAGACTTGATCAGCTTCCTATGTGGGAAAGTTCCTCCTCCAAGAAATTCTAGAGCTCCCCCAAGACTGACTGTAGTATCCCCTAACCGAGCTACTTCAACAGAAACTAGCTCATCTGTAGAGACTGATTTGCAACCCTTCCGTGAAGCCATAGCTCTGCATG gTCTTAGTGGTGCAATGGCTAGTATAAGTGTTCGCTCAAGTACCCCAGGCTCGCCCACTCACGTGAGCAGTGGCTCCAATGCTAGTCGAAGGAGAAATGGACTCCATGATGTTGATTTGAACACTTTCATATCAGAAGAAATGGCACTCCACTTGGACAATGGTGGAACTAGAAAGCGTACCTCAGCCCAGTGTGGCGATGTCATTACAGACTCACCAACTCATAAACGCAACAGAATGATCTAA